Proteins from one Pseudomonas bijieensis genomic window:
- a CDS encoding NAD(P)/FAD-dependent oxidoreductase produces the protein MLKVSSLPADDPSCGWYHLSKGRQIKPAHQGHSSARWVIVGAGFTGLAAARQLAAHFPDDSILLIDAQEVGFGTSGRNAGFAIDLPHDIAAEDYIGDIATAKTTLKLNLSGLGYLKELVERHNIDCQMKHCGKYQAAVEPRGIAVLEAYRRGLDKLDQPYQMIEAGELPEHIGTHFYRKALFTPGTSLLQPSALVKGLADSLPNNVTLYENTAITHVEYGTKTVLKHAAGSITADKLILTNNAFGMSFGFLKGRMLPVFTYASLTRPMTEQEQARLGGRPYWGVIPADPFGTTVRRTPDNRLLIRNSFSFNPDGRSDSKYLKRFVARHQASFEQRFPMLPEMTFEYTWGGALALSRNHMGYFGELSPNVYGALCCNGLGVTRGTATGKLLADWLAGEHSELIDFVLKSPGPSPNPPAPLVSAGVNISLRWGQYRAGKES, from the coding sequence ATGTTAAAAGTATCTTCGTTACCTGCCGATGATCCATCTTGCGGGTGGTACCACTTGAGCAAGGGGCGCCAGATCAAGCCCGCCCATCAAGGCCATAGCAGCGCACGCTGGGTGATTGTCGGTGCTGGCTTTACAGGGCTTGCCGCCGCCCGTCAGCTAGCGGCTCATTTCCCCGACGATTCCATCCTGTTGATCGACGCTCAGGAAGTGGGCTTTGGCACTTCCGGTCGCAATGCCGGGTTCGCTATCGATTTGCCGCATGACATCGCCGCGGAGGATTACATAGGCGATATCGCCACGGCGAAAACCACACTGAAACTTAATCTGAGTGGCCTGGGTTATTTAAAAGAGTTGGTTGAACGCCACAACATCGATTGCCAAATGAAGCATTGCGGCAAATATCAGGCAGCCGTTGAACCAAGAGGCATCGCCGTCCTGGAGGCCTACCGTCGCGGACTCGATAAACTGGATCAGCCCTACCAGATGATCGAGGCTGGCGAACTGCCCGAACATATCGGCACGCATTTCTACCGCAAGGCGTTATTTACACCAGGGACTTCCTTGCTTCAGCCTTCGGCGCTGGTCAAAGGTTTGGCCGACAGCCTCCCCAATAATGTGACGCTGTATGAAAACACCGCGATCACTCATGTGGAGTACGGCACGAAGACGGTGCTCAAGCACGCCGCGGGTTCAATCACCGCCGACAAACTGATCCTGACCAATAATGCCTTTGGCATGAGTTTCGGCTTCCTGAAAGGGCGAATGCTACCGGTGTTCACCTATGCCAGCCTGACCCGCCCCATGACCGAACAAGAGCAGGCTCGCCTCGGCGGCCGGCCTTATTGGGGTGTCATTCCTGCGGATCCATTCGGTACCACGGTACGTCGTACACCGGACAACCGTCTTTTGATCCGTAACAGTTTCAGCTTTAACCCCGACGGCCGCAGCGATTCAAAATATCTGAAACGCTTTGTCGCCAGGCATCAGGCATCTTTCGAGCAACGCTTTCCCATGTTGCCTGAGATGACGTTCGAATATACCTGGGGAGGCGCACTGGCTCTTTCACGTAACCATATGGGTTATTTCGGCGAGCTGTCGCCCAATGTCTATGGGGCACTGTGCTGCAATGGGCTAGGTGTTACCCGCGGCACCGCCACCGGCAAACTCTTGGCGGATTGGCTGGCTGGGGAACACTCTGAACTCATCGATTTCGTCTTGAAATCACCAGGCCCATCTCCTAACCCACCCGCCCCACTGGTTTCAGCAGGCGTCAATATAAGTTTGCGCTGGGGGCAGTACCGAGCCGGTAAAGAAAGTTGA
- the proX gene encoding glycine betaine/L-proline ABC transporter substrate-binding protein ProX, whose amino-acid sequence MSEFKLSRRILNCATAFAIAATSLCANASANQPGDGVKVTPIFPSIAEERFRGEVAMEGLRELGYKVQEPKETEYGVMMMALGSGDADFTVHLWDKLHDKFFQQAGGDKTMVKAGDIMPGVLQGYLIDKKTAEAHGIKYLTDLKKPEIAKLFDTNGDGKADLTGCNPGWGCELIIAHHMKAYDLDKTVTVNQGSYFALMADTITRYKEGQPILYFTWVPQWIATVLVEDKDVVWLEVPKTDLPDGKNDVDTMYKGKNLGFAVDKVEAVLNKDFAEKNPAALKFLSVMQITTADESAQNLKMQQGEKKPADIRRHAKEWVAAHRQQFDAWLQTARAAATQANN is encoded by the coding sequence ATGTCTGAATTCAAGCTTTCCCGTCGCATTCTCAATTGCGCTACAGCTTTCGCCATTGCGGCTACGTCCCTGTGCGCAAACGCCTCGGCGAACCAACCGGGGGACGGTGTAAAGGTCACCCCCATCTTCCCCTCTATCGCTGAAGAGCGATTCCGTGGCGAAGTAGCCATGGAAGGCCTCCGAGAGCTGGGCTACAAGGTGCAGGAGCCCAAGGAGACCGAGTACGGCGTCATGATGATGGCCTTGGGTAGCGGTGATGCGGACTTTACCGTGCACTTGTGGGACAAGCTGCACGATAAATTCTTCCAGCAGGCCGGGGGCGATAAAACCATGGTCAAGGCGGGCGACATCATGCCCGGCGTGCTCCAAGGTTATTTGATCGACAAGAAGACCGCTGAAGCCCATGGCATCAAGTACCTCACTGACTTGAAGAAACCGGAAATCGCCAAACTGTTCGACACCAACGGCGACGGCAAAGCAGACCTGACGGGCTGCAATCCTGGATGGGGCTGCGAGCTGATCATCGCCCACCACATGAAGGCCTATGACCTGGATAAAACAGTCACCGTCAACCAGGGCTCCTATTTCGCACTGATGGCTGACACCATTACCCGTTACAAGGAAGGGCAACCGATTCTCTACTTCACCTGGGTCCCACAATGGATCGCCACTGTTCTGGTAGAAGACAAGGATGTGGTATGGCTGGAAGTACCGAAAACCGACCTGCCTGACGGCAAGAATGATGTCGACACGATGTACAAGGGCAAGAATCTCGGCTTTGCGGTAGATAAGGTCGAGGCCGTGTTGAATAAAGACTTCGCCGAGAAGAATCCGGCGGCCTTGAAGTTCCTTTCGGTGATGCAAATCACCACGGCTGACGAAAGTGCCCAGAACTTGAAAATGCAACAGGGCGAGAAAAAACCCGCAGATATCCGCCGTCACGCCAAGGAGTGGGTAGCAGCCCATCGGCAGCAATTTGATGCATGGTTGCAAACAGCTCGCGCTGCGGCGACACAAGCTAATAATTAA
- the proW gene encoding glycine betaine/L-proline ABC transporter permease ProW, with the protein MSEFSFLDPFQVLTLPLGDWVESTLNFLVHNFRDVFRAIRWPIDQVLNGVEYILQSIPPSIGIILSSLLGWQLAGKRMALLCFVTLTLLGLIGVWSESMTTLALVLTSVFFCALLGIPLGILCARSDNLEKVLRPVLDAMQTLPAFVYLVPVVMLFGIGNVPGILVTIVFALPPLVRLTNLGIRQVPEDKIEAARAFGCTPRQMLTRVQLPLATSTIMAGLNQTLMLSLSMVVIASMISVGGLGQMVLRGIGRLDMGLATVGGTGLVLLAIFLDRLTQAMGARTGADPSLRWYHTGPVGLLLRLFGAKQPAGRSKTA; encoded by the coding sequence ATGTCCGAGTTCAGTTTTCTCGACCCGTTTCAAGTCCTCACCCTTCCATTGGGTGACTGGGTGGAAAGCACCCTCAATTTTCTGGTGCACAACTTTCGCGATGTGTTTCGCGCCATCCGCTGGCCGATCGACCAAGTACTTAACGGCGTCGAATACATTCTGCAGAGCATTCCACCCAGCATCGGGATCATCCTGTCTTCATTGCTGGGATGGCAACTAGCCGGTAAACGCATGGCCTTGCTGTGCTTTGTGACGCTCACACTGCTGGGCCTTATCGGTGTCTGGTCCGAGTCGATGACCACCCTGGCGCTCGTACTGACTTCGGTATTCTTTTGCGCCCTGCTAGGTATCCCACTGGGGATTCTCTGCGCCCGCAGTGACAATCTGGAAAAGGTCCTACGGCCCGTACTCGATGCCATGCAGACACTGCCGGCGTTCGTTTATCTAGTGCCTGTCGTCATGCTGTTCGGCATCGGCAACGTGCCGGGCATCCTTGTGACCATTGTCTTCGCCCTTCCCCCTCTGGTGCGCCTGACGAATCTGGGCATTCGCCAGGTACCGGAGGACAAAATAGAAGCCGCCCGCGCTTTTGGCTGCACACCGCGGCAGATGCTGACCCGGGTTCAGTTGCCACTGGCGACCTCAACCATTATGGCTGGACTCAATCAGACCCTGATGCTGTCGCTGTCGATGGTGGTGATCGCTTCGATGATCTCGGTGGGCGGTCTTGGCCAGATGGTCCTGCGCGGCATCGGCCGCCTGGACATGGGCTTGGCCACGGTCGGTGGGACTGGCTTGGTGCTGCTTGCCATCTTCCTTGACCGCTTGACCCAAGCCATGGGCGCGCGCACCGGAGCCGACCCGAGCCTGCGCTGGTATCACACCGGTCCCGTAGGCCTTCTGCTACGCCTGTTCGGCGCAAAACAGCCTGCGGGGCGAAGCAAGACCGCTTGA